A single genomic interval of Nycticebus coucang isolate mNycCou1 chromosome 21, mNycCou1.pri, whole genome shotgun sequence harbors:
- the LOC128573681 gene encoding metallothionein-1E-like: MDPNCSCATGGSCSCAGSCKCKDCKCTSCKKSCCSCCPAGCAKCAQGCICKGALEKCSCCA, encoded by the coding sequence ATGGACCCCAACTGCTCCTGCGCTACTGGTGGCTCCTGCAGCTGTGCTGGCTCCTGCAAATGCAAAGATTGCAAATGCACGTCCTGCAAGAAgagctgctgctcctgctgcccTGCAGGCTGTGCCAAGTGTGCCCAGGGTTGCATCTGCAAAGGGGCATTGGAGAAGTGCAGCTGCTGTGCCTGA